A single window of Candidatus Falkowbacteria bacterium DNA harbors:
- a CDS encoding FtsQ-type POTRA domain-containing protein: MSKISSKYQKDFKNMDYKNPRLIRDKENKKNRLFKFVGWLMAIAVIGLLYLLFFSPVFKIQSLEINGLEKIKPENINKIIDEYRYDKSWLVFSHNNFWSFQKSEIKTKIYNHYYFEEFEIKKKWPNEIIINLKEKKSAINWLTKNLCYHLDLTGLAIEYCEESNGYLTIRDLHDQGLEVGEVALSAKDLDYIRDMFAQLNVVVGEALHLINIEKQDNLLTITSEEGIELRLNSNLTVQEQITRLRTLLSQPEVKGNLTNLKYIDLRFGEKIYYQ; the protein is encoded by the coding sequence ATGTCTAAAATAAGCTCCAAGTACCAAAAAGACTTTAAAAACATGGATTACAAAAATCCACGTTTGATTAGAGATAAAGAAAACAAAAAGAATCGTTTATTTAAATTTGTGGGCTGGTTAATGGCAATTGCAGTAATTGGATTATTGTATCTTCTGTTTTTTTCGCCAGTATTTAAAATTCAAAGCCTGGAAATTAATGGATTGGAAAAAATCAAACCTGAAAATATTAATAAAATAATTGATGAATATCGTTATGATAAAAGTTGGTTAGTTTTTTCTCATAACAACTTTTGGTCATTTCAAAAAAGTGAAATAAAAACAAAAATTTATAATCATTATTATTTTGAAGAATTTGAAATAAAAAAGAAATGGCCCAACGAGATCATTATTAATTTAAAAGAAAAGAAATCTGCGATAAATTGGTTGACCAAGAATCTTTGTTATCATTTGGATTTAACCGGTTTAGCTATTGAGTACTGTGAGGAAAGTAATGGCTATTTGACTATTCGTGATTTGCATGATCAGGGTTTAGAGGTGGGGGAGGTGGCACTTTCTGCGAAGGACCTTGATTATATTAGGGACATGTTCGCACAATTAAATGTTGTTGTCGGAGAAGCACTTCACTTGATTAATATTGAAAAACAGGATAATCTATTAACTATCACGTCAGAAGAGGGAATAGAACTTCGACTTAATAGTAATTTAACAGTTCAGGAGCAGATCACCAGGTTGCGCACATTACTTAGTCAGCCGGAAGTTAAAGGTAATTTAACCAATCTGAAATATATTGACCTTCGTTTTGGTGAAAAGATTTATTATCAATAA
- a CDS encoding tyrosine-type recombinase/integrase yields the protein MKKVNSPIIKLIPDFLDYIDVEKGLSPKTQENYARFLKRFENWLNVKKMNSLLPHELTKEIIWKYRIFLARQTTSRQTKINLSKKTQNFYLIALRSLLSYFVDKDIISLPPDKISLAKQEKNPSVHFLSLDKVKKLLDSPSQKNVQGLRDKAILETLFSSGMRVSELVALNRNEVSVKNTDKVFELPIKGKGNKTRTVYFSIRAVNAIRAYVSERTDIEPALFINFSVIKKAATSRRLTTRSVERIVKKYVKLAGLHLKTTPHTLRHSFATDLLNNGVDLRLVQEFLGHSDISTTQIYTHVTNKKLSDVYNKFHAKSS from the coding sequence ATGAAAAAAGTTAACTCACCTATTATAAAATTGATTCCGGATTTTCTAGATTACATTGATGTAGAAAAGGGTTTAAGTCCAAAAACTCAGGAAAATTATGCGCGTTTTCTCAAGCGCTTTGAAAACTGGCTAAACGTCAAGAAAATGAATAGCCTACTCCCACACGAGCTTACGAAAGAAATAATTTGGAAATACAGAATATTTTTGGCAAGACAAACCACCTCCAGGCAAACCAAGATAAATTTAAGCAAAAAAACTCAGAATTTTTATTTAATTGCTTTGCGATCATTGTTGTCGTATTTTGTTGATAAAGACATCATCTCCCTACCTCCTGATAAAATTAGCTTGGCAAAACAAGAAAAAAATCCTTCAGTTCACTTTCTTTCTCTTGATAAAGTAAAAAAATTACTGGATTCACCTTCCCAAAAAAATGTTCAAGGGTTACGAGATAAAGCTATCTTGGAAACTTTATTTTCTTCAGGTATGAGAGTTTCTGAATTAGTGGCCTTGAATCGTAATGAGGTTAGTGTAAAAAACACAGATAAGGTTTTTGAATTACCAATTAAAGGCAAAGGTAATAAAACCAGAACTGTTTATTTTTCAATTCGCGCTGTTAATGCAATTAGAGCTTATGTCTCTGAGCGAACTGATATTGAGCCTGCATTATTCATTAATTTTTCAGTTATAAAGAAAGCTGCGACTTCGCGTCGATTAACCACTCGCTCAGTAGAAAGGATTGTAAAGAAATACGTTAAATTAGCTGGATTACACTTAAAAACTACTCCACACACGTTAAGACATTCCTTTGCTACAGACTTGCTTAATAATGGCGTAGATCTTCGTTTGGTTCAAGAATTTCTTGGTCATTCTGACATTTCAACTACTCAAATTTACACCCACGTAACTAACAAAAAACTGAGTGATGTTTACAATAAATTCCATGCAAAAAGCAGTTAA